One Formosa agariphila KMM 3901 genomic window, AAGTAGTATAGGCATTTCTGGAGTGGCAAAACGCTTACCAGTCTTAACAACATCATCGAGATATTCTTTTATACCCTGTGAGAGAAGTTCTGGCATAGCCTCAAAAACAGGCATGCCTATAACTTGGTCTTCTGTTCTTCCCCAGAGTTCTAAGGCAAATTTATTTGCAATTTCTATAGTATATTCTGGACCACGGAAAATCCCTATGGCCACAGGTGCCTGCAGAATCATGAGTCTTAAGTTGTTTTCACTAACCCTTACTTTTTTAAAGGTTTCCACTTGCGTGGTATTGTCTAGAACCCAAACAGCTAATTTTACAACCTCATTATTTTCATTTTTTAATGGAGCATAAACAAACGAGACATGTATGGCCTCTGCTTTACCATGCCTCATTAACGTGAGTTCCACTTCTGGGGCGGTAAAAACCTCTCCCGTTTCTATAACCTTGTTCATTGCAGATTCGTAAAGATGGCGCACTTCTTTAAAGGTATCCCAATAAAAATTACCAATTATGGCTTCTCGAGGTTTACCAGCAATTTCTATAAAGCTATCATTAACAATTTCGCTTTCCAAGGTTTCGGCATCTAAAACACAGATGCCTATAGGAGACTCTAGCACCATCGTACGGATGTGCTCCTCCATTTCTTTATTTTTTTTATTGGCCTTGGTTTGTGTGGTAATATTCTCTAAAGTACCACTTAAACGGTATGCAATTTTATCATCATTAAACCAAGCGCGTCCCTTGGCATGAACCACCATTTCTATTTTAGAATGAGGATTTATAATGCTATACTTAATGTCGTAAATGCCACCAGACGAATATTGCAAGGATTTTGCTATAGCATCGGCTACGCGATCTTTGTCCTTAGGATGAATTACGGTTAGGGCATAGTCTAAATCTATTTCATCTTCTGGAGGTAGTCCGAACCAATCTTTTAATCTGGCATTACAAGAAAATGTATTTGTAAGGGCATAATAGTCGAACGTACCAAGTTGAGCGGCATCTATAACAAACTCTAATTCATTTTTATTTATTTCAAGTTCTTGATAGGCTTTCTTTTTAGCTGTCGTTTCCATAACGGTCACCAAAACACCGCCAACCTCTCCAGATTCTAAATATATGGGGCTATAGGCAAAATTGAAATAACAATCTTCCATATAACCGTTGCGGTCCAATTGAAGCATTAAATCTGAAAAGTTCACCGTTTTACCTGCATGCACATCTTCGAACATGGGACCAATAGTAGGCCAAATTTCGGCAAAAGTGTCTTTGGAACTGCCTCCTAAAGATTTAGGGTGTTTGCTAGAGCCTAAAATAGGACGGTAACTATCGTTATAAATTTGGGTATATTCTTTTCCCCATGTGATGTACATACCAAACGGATGATGTAGCATGATACTTACGGCATGGCGCAAACAGGGTGGCCAAGTGGATGGAGCTCCTAAAGGCGTTTTACTCCAATCTTTGGCTCTTATGAGTTCGCCCATTTCCCCGCCGCCTTTTAAAAAAAACGTGTCGTTATTTTCGGTATGCATAAAAAAAACTAGGTTTGAATTATAAACTGCTCTGGGCAGGAAGGTTTAAACTGATTGGTATTAAAAAGAGTTAATGCTTTATGAATAACCTTTTTTAACTGTGAGAAATCTCCAGGTTTTTGTATGTAATAGTTTGCGCCCAATTCGTATAGCGTATGCGCTACGTCTTTATCGAGTGAAGTAGAGTAAATAATAACAGGTATATGACTTAATATGTCGTTGTTTTTAATTTCTGCTAAACAGTCTCGACCTGATTTTTTTGGCATATTCAAATCAAGAAAAAGCACATCGGGGTAATGCTTTTCGTCTTCCAATAAATAATTAAGGAGTGCAACACCATCATTCACTGTTTGTAATGTGGTAGGGATGGGTATTGACTCGAGGGCATCTTCAAAAAATTCACGATCATCAATATCATCATCGGCAATCAATACATGTAATGCGGTGTTTTTCATATTAAATTAGGTAAATAGATTATTTTTTAGAACTACTTAATAATTCATAAACCAATGTAATATAAAATATTGTGATGTTAATATTTTTTTAGAATTTATCTCATTCACAGAATGATATAAATATTCGAATTTTGATTTGAATAATTCTTAGTTTTTGAGTTTGCTTTACAGATTTTTTTATTAGTTAATTCAACTTATTGATTCAATCCTTACAAAAAATAATCGTAAAATCTTTAAACTTAATTTTTGCACTAATTATGAAAAGTATTATTCTTGCTATTCTTTAAACCTTCATTTGCTTCTTAAATTCTAAAAAATTAGAAGAGGAGAATAAACACTGAATTTTACCTATTTGTCGCAAATTCTTCCCTAAAACTGCGGGTTTCTAAGCATTTGTCGCAAATCGTTGAGAGTCAATAAATTAAAATACTTACAAGTGTTTGGTTTATAGATGTTTATGACAAAAAAAGGAGTCTTAAACATCGCTTTGCGTGTTACCCTCTTGCTACTTCTTTTCGTTCACTGCAAGTGA contains:
- a CDS encoding response regulator codes for the protein MKNTALHVLIADDDIDDREFFEDALESIPIPTTLQTVNDGVALLNYLLEDEKHYPDVLFLDLNMPKKSGRDCLAEIKNNDILSHIPVIIYSTSLDKDVAHTLYELGANYYIQKPGDFSQLKKVIHKALTLFNTNQFKPSCPEQFIIQT